The Thermanaerovibrio acidaminovorans DSM 6589 genome contains a region encoding:
- a CDS encoding lytic transglycosylase domain-containing protein, translated as MKLGRTWAAGLICMALLAAVIALAPPGFAEDSEEGSFRIDEVNPTTQPSASKPADSAGPGEEPKLVAIEARDAEYHQSIKDALRSMGLSPKDLTAWLLRHPESILHKLGSFSADDQRKVATVTRYIRGTNPSVAPMTALRTAGALVYYSAKYGIPVHLSTAVAHTESRFDPKAVSNKGAMGIMQVMWRVHNGLLQANGIATKDDMFNPEKGVAAGCLLLSRYINAYGSIPKALARYYGGSSTAYFRKVNTKMANIRSSIYPQ; from the coding sequence ATGAAACTAGGACGAACTTGGGCCGCGGGGCTCATTTGCATGGCCCTCCTGGCGGCGGTGATCGCCTTAGCTCCACCGGGGTTCGCGGAGGACTCAGAGGAAGGGTCCTTCCGAATAGACGAGGTCAACCCCACCACACAACCATCGGCTTCGAAACCGGCGGACAGCGCCGGACCCGGCGAGGAACCGAAGCTGGTGGCCATAGAGGCAAGGGACGCGGAATACCACCAATCCATCAAGGACGCCCTCAGATCCATGGGGCTCTCACCCAAAGACCTGACCGCCTGGCTACTAAGACACCCGGAATCCATACTTCACAAGCTTGGCTCCTTCTCCGCCGACGACCAGCGCAAGGTGGCCACGGTGACCCGTTACATCCGGGGCACCAACCCGAGCGTGGCCCCCATGACGGCCCTCAGGACCGCCGGGGCCCTGGTGTACTACAGCGCCAAGTACGGCATACCGGTGCACCTGTCCACCGCGGTGGCCCACACGGAGAGCCGGTTCGACCCCAAGGCGGTGAGCAACAAGGGGGCCATGGGGATCATGCAGGTCATGTGGCGGGTCCACAATGGGCTCCTGCAGGCCAACGGCATCGCCACCAAGGACGACATGTTCAACCCCGAGAAGGGGGTGGCGGCGGGGTGCCTGCTCCTGTCCCGATACATCAACGCCTACGGGTCCATACCCAAGGCCCTGGCCCGGTACTACGGGGGCTCCTCCACCGCCTACTTCCGGAAGGTAAACACCAAGATGGCCAACATCCGGTCCTCCATCTATCCCCAGTAG
- a CDS encoding BMC domain-containing protein: protein MEAKARVIQEYVPGKQVTLAHMICNPREELCSLVGVERAGAIGIMTITPGEGAIIAADVASKAGNVNMEFIDRFTGCILFTGDVAAVESSLQMAVQVLSSSLGFTPAPITRT, encoded by the coding sequence TTGGAGGCCAAGGCAAGGGTCATCCAGGAGTACGTGCCGGGCAAGCAGGTAACGCTGGCCCACATGATATGCAACCCCAGGGAGGAGCTCTGCTCCCTGGTGGGGGTGGAGCGGGCGGGGGCCATCGGGATAATGACCATAACCCCTGGCGAGGGGGCTATAATAGCCGCCGACGTGGCCTCCAAGGCGGGGAATGTTAACATGGAATTCATCGACCGGTTCACCGGCTGCATCCTCTTCACCGGCGACGTGGCGGCGGTGGAGAGCTCCCTCCAGATGGCGGTCCAGGTCCTCTCCTCCAGCCTGGGCTTCACCCCCGCCCCAATCACAAGGACATGA